ACGGAGTTCGAATCGGCCAAGGCCGGACTGGCCGAGGCCGAGGCAGCCTTGCGCGCGGCGCGCATCGATCTGGAATTGACCAAGGTCAAGGCGCCCATCACCGGGTTTGCGAGCATGGCCCTGCAAAACGAAGGCAGCCTGATCAGCCCCGGCGCGCCCGACAGCCTGCTGACCACCATCCACGACGTCGACACGGTCCAGGTCGTCTTCCCGGTGTCCGACACCCAGGTCCGGCGCATCCAGAGCCATCTGGCCAGCGGCCGCGCGGTCATGGACAAAACCATCGCGGCCACGCTGTCCATCGACGCCGGGCAGACCTATCCCCACGCCGGGACCATGGTCTTCGGCAATCCGGTCATCAGCCGCGAAACCGGCTGCATGCTTGCCAAGGCGCGTTTTCCCAATCCGGACAAGGCGCTGTTGCCGGGACAGGTCGTCCGCGTCACCCTCGACATTCTGACCTTCACGGACGCCATTGCCGTGCCCGATCATGCCGTGCTCCAAAGCCGGGACGGCGCGGCGGTCGTTGTTCTGTCCGACGATGACATTGTCTCGTTTCAGCCCATCGAGGTCTTGGCCCGCGTCGGGCGCTCCGTTCTCGTGGCTTCCGGTCTGCGTGGCGACGAGCGGATCGTGGTCGAGGGCGTGAGCAAGGTCGGGCCGGGCATGAAGGTCGCGCCCCGCGAAGCCGGCGCGGGGGAACAGCCTGCCGGCGAAGCCCGGAAAGA
Above is a genomic segment from Deltaproteobacteria bacterium containing:
- a CDS encoding efflux RND transporter periplasmic adaptor subunit; the protein is PAPYQAVVDQAVGRVTSIRARLANAKRDLDRAEPLAARKSISERDRDLARTEFESAKAGLAEAEAALRAARIDLELTKVKAPITGFASMALQNEGSLISPGAPDSLLTTIHDVDTVQVVFPVSDTQVRRIQSHLASGRAVMDKTIAATLSIDAGQTYPHAGTMVFGNPVISRETGCMLAKARFPNPDKALLPGQVVRVTLDILTFTDAIAVPDHAVLQSRDGAAVVVLSDDDIVSFQPIEVLARVGRSVLVASGLRGDERIVVEGVSKVGPGMKVAPREAGAGEQPAGEARKEG